Proteins encoded by one window of Oenanthe melanoleuca isolate GR-GAL-2019-014 chromosome 20, OMel1.0, whole genome shotgun sequence:
- the ZNF335 gene encoding zinc finger protein 335 isoform X9, which translates to MEENAVESSSDATSQAALEEPTESGLGVGSSDAVSADSSDAAAGPGLLSRADDSCVGQSSDSSGVSLEEVSESSSSTDAIPRIYLPDSSSVAQSTLVSSVSTMSQSIMVSESPQVLVHSSVVTDGATIVSDSTASTSSDLGSAIDKIIESTIGPDIIQSCIAVTSAEDGRAETTQYLILQGPDDGAPMVSQVATSALANSLAIEAVADGPTSTCLEQPGPSETSRQLEVLKLPAQPDRAQEADGGEELDQPDLETLEEMMEVVVVQQFKCKMCQYKSISKKTLINHMKERHFQPVGSALALKKGRPRKVGAAPKTEDEEAQEEEDDDIMDAGAIDDPEEDSDYNPAEDEPRGRLPKYGRTVPTSSEERPRRRPGRPRKLLRLDMSQDMPEGGEVEPMVTSQSTPSQELQNSEAASSSGLENGTGETLAEPGISQSDSENKDPSSKSGAEDADVIPRRRGRPSRRFLGKKYRKYMGRRYYYKSPKPLMRPYLCRICGSRFLTHDDLRFHVNSHEANDPQLFKCLQCSYRSRRWSSLKEHMFNHVGSKPYKCEECNYTSVYKKDVIRHSTVHSRDRKKRADPPPKLNSFPCPVCNRVYPMQKRLTQHMKTHSTEKPHMCDKCGKSFKKRYTFKMHLLTHIQAIANRRFKCEFCDYVCEDKKVLLNHQLSHMNDKPYKCSICKYSTFREDFLVSHMAVKHTGGKPFACEFCHFTTKHKKNLRLHVQCRHADSFEEWAQRHPEEPPCRRRPFFTLQQIEELKQQHSQAPVTCHTVQAVAGAEPSVLSQGSLEGATIIYEQDVAGSAELATQTALDLLLNMSAQRELASSSLQVAVVKPDNPGETPGPCELQAQDEEVKVDSKEQQQKLVMLHMAEPGQTLVQEAYGEASLSGSELQQITIPFNGTAEYSIIAPIGEEIQAPATLYSSEEESSVETSHTVVVSGDVVTEETLKDHSNHYIMSSGVPGSQFQTMEPLSGDAAFSSPAESQEVQPADVKWPLVQCVRQLQKDSSLSPVSEGQEVSSPKVKWPALQGMARKFSCKISTGKKFSCKISMAKKFSCKICTAMFTGRAEMESHKRAHIGPSTFKCPDCPFTATLWPEVRSHMVQHANLRPHKCPHCSFASKNKKDLRRHMLTHTNEKPFVCQVCGQRFNRNGHLKFHTQRLHSSEGKRPGPAAAQQTIILNSDEDTLATLHTALQAGQAVLAPERLQQALGQEHILVAQEQSVTSQEEAAYIQEITTADGQTVQHLVTADNQVQYIIAQEGVPHLLPQEYVVVPEGHHIQVQDGQITHIQYEQGGQFLPESQIQYMPVSPEQQLVTQAQLEAAAHSAVSAVADAAMAQAQGVFTAEAAAEQLQQLQPGIHYDVITLSD; encoded by the exons ATGGAGGAGAATGCGGTGGAGAGCAGCAGCGACGCGACCTCGCAGGCGGCGCTGGAGGAGCCCACCGAGAGCGGGTTGGGCGTCGGGAGCTCGGACGCCGTGTCGGCGGACAGCAGCGATGCCGCCGCGGGGCCCGGGCTCCTCTCGCGGGCTGATGACTCCTGCGTGGGGCAGAGCTCCGACAGCAGCGGAGTCTCCTTG GAAGAGGTCTcggagagcagctccagcacagatgCCATTCCAAGGATTTACCTGCCAGACTCATCTTCTGTTGCCCAGTCCACCTTGGTGTCCAGTGTCTCCACTATGAGCCAGTCCATCATGGTGTCAGAGTCCCCACAAGTTCTGGTCCACTCCAGTGTCGTTACCGATGGAGCCACAATTGTGTCAGACTCTACTGCATCCACTTCCTCAGACCTGGGTTCTGCCATTGACAAAATCATCGAGTCGACAATCGGGCCTGACATTATTCAGA gctgcatcGCTGTGACCAGTGCAGAGGATGGAAGGGCAGAGACCACGCAGTACCTCATTCTGCAAGGACCTGATGATG GTGCCCCCATGGTGTCGCAGGTGGCCACTTCGGCTCTAGCCAATAGCTTGGCAATAGAAGCTGTTGCTGATGGACCTACCTCCACGTGCCTTGAGCAGCCCGGCCCTTCAGAGACTTCCAGGCAGTTGGAAGTGCTAAAactgcctgcacagccagaCCGAGCCCAAGAGGCGGATGGTGGGGAGGAGCTGGACCAGCCAGACTTGGAGACCCTGGAAGAGATGATGGAAGTGGTGGTGGTACAGCAGTTCAAGTGCAAGATGTGTCAGTACAAGAGTATCTCTAAGAAAACACTGATTAACCACATGAAAGAGCGTCACTTCCAGCCAG TGGGTTCAGCTCTGGCTCTGAAGAAAGGACGACCACGGaaggtgggagctgctccaaagacagaggatgaggaggcccaagaagaagaagatgacGATATTATGGATGCTGGTGCTATTGATGATCCTGAAG AGGACAGTGACTACAACCCAGCTGAGGACGAGCCCCGGGGGCGCCTGCCCAAGTATGGCCGCACTGTTCCAACGTCCAGTGAGGAGAGGCCACGTCGACGCCCAGGGAGACCCCGCAAGCTGCTTCGTCTGGACATGTCTCAGGACATGCCGGAAG GAGGGGAGGTGGAGCCCATGGTGACATCCCAAAGCACACcaagccaggagctgcagaactCGGAAGCAGCCAGTTCCTCTGGCCTGGAGAATGGGACCGGTGAGACCCTGGCAGAGCCTGGTATCAGCCAGTCGGACTCTGAGAACAAGGACCCTTCCTCCAAGAGCGGTGCTGAGGATGCAGATGTCATCCcccggcggcgcgggcggcCCTCCCGCCGCTTCCTGGGCAAGAAATACCGCAAGTACATGGGGCGCAG GTACTACTACAAGTCCCCCAAGCCCCTGATGCGGCCCTACCTGTGTCGCATCTGTGGCTCGCGGTTCCTCACCCACGATGACCTGCGCTTCCACGTCAACTCGCACGAGGCCAATGACCCGCAGCTCTTCAAGTGTCTTCAGTGCAGCTACCGCTCCCGGCGCTGGTCCTCCCTCAAG GAGCACATGTTCAACCATGTGGGCAGCAAGCCCTACAAGTGCGAAGAGTGCAATTACACCAGCGTGTACAAGAAGGATGTCATTCGGCACTCAACAGTGCATAGCCGGGACAG gaagaaaagagcTGATCCG CCACCAAAGCTGAACTCCTTCCCATGTCCTGTCTGCAACCGTGTCTACCCCATGCAGAAGAGGCTTACACAGCACATGAAGACACACAGTACAGAGAAACCACATATGTGTGACAAG TGCGGGAAGTCCTTTAAGAAGCGTTACACCTTCAAGATGCACCTCCTGACACACATCCAGGCCATTGCCAACCGCAG GTTCAAGTGTGAGTTCTGTGACTATGTCTGTGAGGACAAGAAGGTCCTGCTGAACCACCAGCTGTCGCACATGAATGACAAGCCCTACAAGTGCAGCATTTGCAAGTATTCCACCTTCCGGGAGGACTTCCTGGTCTCGCACATGGCGGTCAAGCACACAG GAGGGAAGCCGTTCGCTTGCGAGTTCTGTCACTTCACCACCAAGCACAAGAAGAACTTGCGCCTGCACGTGCAGTGCCGCCATGCTGACTCCTTTGAGGAGTGGGCACAGAGGCACCCTGAGGAGCCGccctgccgccgccgccccttCTTCACCCTGCAGCAGATTGaggagctgaagcagcagcacagccag GCACCCGTCACCTGCCACACAGTCCAGGCTGTCGCAGGTGCAGAGCCCTCTGTTCTCTCGCAAGGTTCCCTGGAAGGGGCCACCATCATCTATGAACAAG ATGTGGCTGGATCAGCAGAGCTGGCCACGCAGACTGCCCTGGATCTCCTGCTGAACATGAGCGCCCAGCGGGAGCTGGcctccagctcactgcag GTGGCAGTGGTGAAGCCAGATAATCCTGGAGAGACACCAGgcccctgtgagctgcaggcacaggatgAGGAAGTAAAGGTGGACTctaaggagcagcagcaaaagctggtgatgctgcacatggcagagcctgggcagaCACTTGTGCAGGAGGCTTATGGGGAAGCGAGCCTGAGTGGCTCGGAGCTGCAGCAGATCACCATCCCCTTCAATGGAACAGCAGAGTACAGCATCATTGCACCCATTGGCGAGGAGATCCAGGCTCCTGCCACGCTGTACAG CAGTGAGGAGGAGAGTTCTGTGGAGACCTCCCACACAGTTGTGGTGAGTGGAGATGTGGTGACAGAGGAGACACTGAAGGACCATAGCAATCACTACATCATGTCATCTGGTGTCCCAGGAAGCCAGTTCCAGACCATGGAG CCCCTCAGCGGGGATGCTGCCTTTTCCTCACCTGCGGAGAGCCAGGAGGTACAGCCTGCTGACGTCAAGTGGCCCCTGGTGCAGTGTGTCAGGCAGCTCCAGAAGGACTCGTCTTTATCCCCAGTGTCTGAGGGGCAGGAGGTCTCATCACCCAAGGTCAAGTGGCCTGCACTCCAAGGCATGGCCAGGAAGTTCTCCTGCAAGATTTCCACAGGCAAGAAGTTCTCATGCAAGATTTCCATGGCCAAAAAGTTTTCATGCAAGATTTGCACAGCCATGTtcacagggagagcagagatggAGAGTCACAAGAGAGCCCACATTGGGCCCAGCACCTTCAAGTGTCCTGACTGCCCCTTCACTGCCACGCTGTGGCCAGAGGTCCGG agccacATGGTTCAACATGCCAACCTCCGGCCACACAAGTGCCCCCACTGCAGCTTTGCCTCCAAGAACAAGAAGGACCTGCGCAGGCACATGCTGACCCACACCAATGAGAAGCCCTTTGTCTGCCAGGTCTGTGGACAGAG GTTCAACCGTAATGGGCACCTCAAGTTCCACACGCAGCGTTTGCACAGCTCAGAGGGCAAAAGGCCAGGGCCGGCTGCTGCCCAGCAGACCATCATCCTGAACAGTGATGAGGACACCCTGGCCACCCTGCACA ctgctctgcaggctggccAGGCCGTGCTGGCTCCCGAGCGgctgcagcaggctctggggcaggagcacaTCCTTGTTGCACAGGAACAGAGTGTCACCAGCCAG gaggaggcagcctACATCCAGGAGATCACGACTGCTGATGGACAGACAGTACAGCACTTAGTGACTGCTGACAACCAG GTTCAGTACATTATTGCCCAGGAAGGTGTCCCGCACTTGCTTCCCCAAGAGTATGTTGTTGTCCCAGAGGGACACCACATCCAG GTACAGGATGGTCAGATCACCCACATCCAGTACGAGCAGGGTGGCCAGTTCCTCCCGGAGTCTCAG ATCCAGTACATGCCTGTGTCACCTGAACAGCAGCTTGTcacccaggcacagctggaagcagcagcacactcAGCTGTCTCAG cagtggcGGATGCGGCGATGGCCCAGGCACAGGGCGTCTTCACTGCCGAGGCAGCAGCcgagcagctccagcagctgcagccggGCATCCACTACGATGTCATCACGCTGTCGGACTAG
- the ZNF335 gene encoding zinc finger protein 335 isoform X3: MEENAVESSSDATSQAALEEPTESGLGVGSSDAVSADSSDAAAGPGLLSRADDSCVGQSSDSSGVSLEEVSESSSSTDAIPRIYLPDSSSVAQSTLVSSVSTMSQSIMVSESPQVLVHSSVVTDGATIVSDSTASTSSDLGSAIDKIIESTIGPDIIQSCIAVTSAEDGRAETTQYLILQGPDDGAPMVSQVATSALANSLAIEAVADGPTSTCLEQPGPSETSRQLEVLKLPAQPDRAQEADGGEELDQPDLETLEEMMEVVVVQQFKCKMCQYKSISKKTLINHMKERHFQPVGSALALKKGRPRKVGAAPKTEDEEAQEEEDDDIMDAGAIDDPEEDSDYNPAEDEPRGRLPKYGRTVPTSSEERPRRRPGRPRKLLRLDMSQDMPEGGEVEPMVTSQSTPSQELQNSEAASSSGLENGTGETLAEPGISQSDSENKDPSSKSGAEDADVIPRRRGRPSRRFLGKKYRKYMGRRYYYKSPKPLMRPYLCRICGSRFLTHDDLRFHVNSHEANDPQLFKCLQCSYRSRRWSSLKEHMFNHVGSKPYKCEECNYTSVYKKDVIRHSTVHSRDRKKRADPPPKLNSFPCPVCNRVYPMQKRLTQHMKTHSTEKPHMCDKCGKSFKKRYTFKMHLLTHIQAIANRRFKCEFCDYVCEDKKVLLNHQLSHMNDKPYKCSICKYSTFREDFLVSHMAVKHTGGKPFACEFCHFTTKHKKNLRLHVQCRHADSFEEWAQRHPEEPPCRRRPFFTLQQIEELKQQHSQVQAPAEPEASSPAPVTCHTVQAVAGAEPSVLSQGSLEGATIIYEQDVAGSAELATQTALDLLLNMSAQRELASSSLQVAVVKPDNPGETPGPCELQAQDEEVKVDSKEQQQKLVMLHMAEPGQTLVQEAYGEASLSGSELQQITIPFNGTAEYSIIAPIGEEIQAPATLYSSEEESSVETSHTVVVSGDVVTEETLKDHSNHYIMSSGVPGSQFQTMEPLSGDAAFSSPAESQEVQPADVKWPLVQCVRQLQKDSSLSPVSEGQEVSSPKVKWPALQGMARKFSCKISTGKKFSCKISMAKKFSCKICTAMFTGRAEMESHKRAHIGPSTFKCPDCPFTATLWPEVRSHMVQHANLRPHKCPHCSFASKNKKDLRRHMLTHTNEKPFVCQVCGQRFNRNGHLKFHTQRLHSSEGKRPGPAAAQQTIILNSDEDTLATLHTALQAGQAVLAPERLQQALGQEHILVAQEQSVTSQEEAAYIQEITTADGQTVQHLVTADNQVQYIIAQEGVPHLLPQEYVVVPEGHHIQVQDGQITHIQYEQGGQFLPESQIQYMPVSPEQQLVTQAQLEAAAHSAVSVADAAMAQAQGVFTAEAAAEQLQQLQPGIHYDVITLSD, translated from the exons ATGGAGGAGAATGCGGTGGAGAGCAGCAGCGACGCGACCTCGCAGGCGGCGCTGGAGGAGCCCACCGAGAGCGGGTTGGGCGTCGGGAGCTCGGACGCCGTGTCGGCGGACAGCAGCGATGCCGCCGCGGGGCCCGGGCTCCTCTCGCGGGCTGATGACTCCTGCGTGGGGCAGAGCTCCGACAGCAGCGGAGTCTCCTTG GAAGAGGTCTcggagagcagctccagcacagatgCCATTCCAAGGATTTACCTGCCAGACTCATCTTCTGTTGCCCAGTCCACCTTGGTGTCCAGTGTCTCCACTATGAGCCAGTCCATCATGGTGTCAGAGTCCCCACAAGTTCTGGTCCACTCCAGTGTCGTTACCGATGGAGCCACAATTGTGTCAGACTCTACTGCATCCACTTCCTCAGACCTGGGTTCTGCCATTGACAAAATCATCGAGTCGACAATCGGGCCTGACATTATTCAGA gctgcatcGCTGTGACCAGTGCAGAGGATGGAAGGGCAGAGACCACGCAGTACCTCATTCTGCAAGGACCTGATGATG GTGCCCCCATGGTGTCGCAGGTGGCCACTTCGGCTCTAGCCAATAGCTTGGCAATAGAAGCTGTTGCTGATGGACCTACCTCCACGTGCCTTGAGCAGCCCGGCCCTTCAGAGACTTCCAGGCAGTTGGAAGTGCTAAAactgcctgcacagccagaCCGAGCCCAAGAGGCGGATGGTGGGGAGGAGCTGGACCAGCCAGACTTGGAGACCCTGGAAGAGATGATGGAAGTGGTGGTGGTACAGCAGTTCAAGTGCAAGATGTGTCAGTACAAGAGTATCTCTAAGAAAACACTGATTAACCACATGAAAGAGCGTCACTTCCAGCCAG TGGGTTCAGCTCTGGCTCTGAAGAAAGGACGACCACGGaaggtgggagctgctccaaagacagaggatgaggaggcccaagaagaagaagatgacGATATTATGGATGCTGGTGCTATTGATGATCCTGAAG AGGACAGTGACTACAACCCAGCTGAGGACGAGCCCCGGGGGCGCCTGCCCAAGTATGGCCGCACTGTTCCAACGTCCAGTGAGGAGAGGCCACGTCGACGCCCAGGGAGACCCCGCAAGCTGCTTCGTCTGGACATGTCTCAGGACATGCCGGAAG GAGGGGAGGTGGAGCCCATGGTGACATCCCAAAGCACACcaagccaggagctgcagaactCGGAAGCAGCCAGTTCCTCTGGCCTGGAGAATGGGACCGGTGAGACCCTGGCAGAGCCTGGTATCAGCCAGTCGGACTCTGAGAACAAGGACCCTTCCTCCAAGAGCGGTGCTGAGGATGCAGATGTCATCCcccggcggcgcgggcggcCCTCCCGCCGCTTCCTGGGCAAGAAATACCGCAAGTACATGGGGCGCAG GTACTACTACAAGTCCCCCAAGCCCCTGATGCGGCCCTACCTGTGTCGCATCTGTGGCTCGCGGTTCCTCACCCACGATGACCTGCGCTTCCACGTCAACTCGCACGAGGCCAATGACCCGCAGCTCTTCAAGTGTCTTCAGTGCAGCTACCGCTCCCGGCGCTGGTCCTCCCTCAAG GAGCACATGTTCAACCATGTGGGCAGCAAGCCCTACAAGTGCGAAGAGTGCAATTACACCAGCGTGTACAAGAAGGATGTCATTCGGCACTCAACAGTGCATAGCCGGGACAG gaagaaaagagcTGATCCG CCACCAAAGCTGAACTCCTTCCCATGTCCTGTCTGCAACCGTGTCTACCCCATGCAGAAGAGGCTTACACAGCACATGAAGACACACAGTACAGAGAAACCACATATGTGTGACAAG TGCGGGAAGTCCTTTAAGAAGCGTTACACCTTCAAGATGCACCTCCTGACACACATCCAGGCCATTGCCAACCGCAG GTTCAAGTGTGAGTTCTGTGACTATGTCTGTGAGGACAAGAAGGTCCTGCTGAACCACCAGCTGTCGCACATGAATGACAAGCCCTACAAGTGCAGCATTTGCAAGTATTCCACCTTCCGGGAGGACTTCCTGGTCTCGCACATGGCGGTCAAGCACACAG GAGGGAAGCCGTTCGCTTGCGAGTTCTGTCACTTCACCACCAAGCACAAGAAGAACTTGCGCCTGCACGTGCAGTGCCGCCATGCTGACTCCTTTGAGGAGTGGGCACAGAGGCACCCTGAGGAGCCGccctgccgccgccgccccttCTTCACCCTGCAGCAGATTGaggagctgaagcagcagcacagccaggtgcaGGCACCGGCTGAGCCAGAGGCCAGCTCACCA GCACCCGTCACCTGCCACACAGTCCAGGCTGTCGCAGGTGCAGAGCCCTCTGTTCTCTCGCAAGGTTCCCTGGAAGGGGCCACCATCATCTATGAACAAG ATGTGGCTGGATCAGCAGAGCTGGCCACGCAGACTGCCCTGGATCTCCTGCTGAACATGAGCGCCCAGCGGGAGCTGGcctccagctcactgcag GTGGCAGTGGTGAAGCCAGATAATCCTGGAGAGACACCAGgcccctgtgagctgcaggcacaggatgAGGAAGTAAAGGTGGACTctaaggagcagcagcaaaagctggtgatgctgcacatggcagagcctgggcagaCACTTGTGCAGGAGGCTTATGGGGAAGCGAGCCTGAGTGGCTCGGAGCTGCAGCAGATCACCATCCCCTTCAATGGAACAGCAGAGTACAGCATCATTGCACCCATTGGCGAGGAGATCCAGGCTCCTGCCACGCTGTACAG CAGTGAGGAGGAGAGTTCTGTGGAGACCTCCCACACAGTTGTGGTGAGTGGAGATGTGGTGACAGAGGAGACACTGAAGGACCATAGCAATCACTACATCATGTCATCTGGTGTCCCAGGAAGCCAGTTCCAGACCATGGAG CCCCTCAGCGGGGATGCTGCCTTTTCCTCACCTGCGGAGAGCCAGGAGGTACAGCCTGCTGACGTCAAGTGGCCCCTGGTGCAGTGTGTCAGGCAGCTCCAGAAGGACTCGTCTTTATCCCCAGTGTCTGAGGGGCAGGAGGTCTCATCACCCAAGGTCAAGTGGCCTGCACTCCAAGGCATGGCCAGGAAGTTCTCCTGCAAGATTTCCACAGGCAAGAAGTTCTCATGCAAGATTTCCATGGCCAAAAAGTTTTCATGCAAGATTTGCACAGCCATGTtcacagggagagcagagatggAGAGTCACAAGAGAGCCCACATTGGGCCCAGCACCTTCAAGTGTCCTGACTGCCCCTTCACTGCCACGCTGTGGCCAGAGGTCCGG agccacATGGTTCAACATGCCAACCTCCGGCCACACAAGTGCCCCCACTGCAGCTTTGCCTCCAAGAACAAGAAGGACCTGCGCAGGCACATGCTGACCCACACCAATGAGAAGCCCTTTGTCTGCCAGGTCTGTGGACAGAG GTTCAACCGTAATGGGCACCTCAAGTTCCACACGCAGCGTTTGCACAGCTCAGAGGGCAAAAGGCCAGGGCCGGCTGCTGCCCAGCAGACCATCATCCTGAACAGTGATGAGGACACCCTGGCCACCCTGCACA ctgctctgcaggctggccAGGCCGTGCTGGCTCCCGAGCGgctgcagcaggctctggggcaggagcacaTCCTTGTTGCACAGGAACAGAGTGTCACCAGCCAG gaggaggcagcctACATCCAGGAGATCACGACTGCTGATGGACAGACAGTACAGCACTTAGTGACTGCTGACAACCAG GTTCAGTACATTATTGCCCAGGAAGGTGTCCCGCACTTGCTTCCCCAAGAGTATGTTGTTGTCCCAGAGGGACACCACATCCAG GTACAGGATGGTCAGATCACCCACATCCAGTACGAGCAGGGTGGCCAGTTCCTCCCGGAGTCTCAG ATCCAGTACATGCCTGTGTCACCTGAACAGCAGCTTGTcacccaggcacagctggaagcagcagcacactcAGCTGTCTCAG tggcGGATGCGGCGATGGCCCAGGCACAGGGCGTCTTCACTGCCGAGGCAGCAGCcgagcagctccagcagctgcagccggGCATCCACTACGATGTCATCACGCTGTCGGACTAG